From a single Ooceraea biroi isolate clonal line C1 chromosome 12, Obir_v5.4, whole genome shotgun sequence genomic region:
- the LOC105286119 gene encoding ras GTPase-activating protein 3 isoform X3 — protein sequence MAEETRLVRVEERLRIKIGEAKNLQSRSHGSPGIRDVYCALSLDQEEIFRTTTMERTLNPFFGEEFQFEVPRKFRYLGIYVYDRDRHLKQDKILGKVAIKREDLATYHNKEHWFPLKPVDADSEVQGKAHLELALQPQVEHAQPKLTVRVIECSELTIKNGSCDPFATVTVIYSNGKQISKRTKAKKKTASPYFNETFTFEPELTETKDKDVSHYSIEGAEVGEVVVGLWHASAGMGEQPVFLGEVRVTLKGLQKQPTSTTTAWYFLQPRAVKHRPSKISSNSTPPGTLPGLGSLRLKIHYTADHVFPSEMYDRLRSLLLESVNVQPITSSAVYILGEIVASKMEAAQPLVRVLVHHGQLVSVMRALASHEISKLTDPTTIFRGNTLVSKMMDEGMRLAGLHYLHSTLRPAMEQVFLEKKPCEIDPARVKDGNTIETNLANLKEYVERVFTAITTSGVRCPPLMCEMFWCLRELAATHFPKNKEVRYSVISGFIFLRFFAPAILGPRLFDITTEQIDSQTNRTLTLISKTIQSLGNLVSCRGGAGSVCKEEYMECVYREFYTERHIQAVKQFLELISTSSNSSGAAKQHPTMPQEQPVVLKEGIMIKRAQGRKRFGRKNFKQRYFRLTTQDLTYSKTKVSTGKEPLCKIPLEEILAVERLHEDSFKMKNMFQIIQPQRALYVQAGNCVEEKEWIDILTKICQTNSNRLEKYHPSAYINGHWLCCRAVAEVAPGCSQVSPGVEAGLRMVLDPDRDLQRIHSLIFTNMPRLETLMNACECQAVYGASDMCVIPDGGSPIEDVPSCFKTLTTLRDAAYMLQHEHRAYFRRLARDTKYGSKQAPIGDDNYLHLASRAGFDNQLTKRTFELDGLNQRCIETEHYDTGLSRKIIESQRYDDTTFRRCRDPDSVNRRYENEGNLLSPGYESNSDTLKSIQNDLRKFDHSLNNTLRSDKSERNANENAQNQKRFDHSAGLLTADSINLSSTLSRKLGNYDNTRVLDDCGTLTRRLKPDDVPDVSCNSMSERGNH from the exons ATGGCCGAGGAGACGCGCCTAGTCCGCGTTGAGGAGAGGCTGAGGATTAAAATCG GTGAAGCAAAAAATCTCCAAAGTCGGAGTCATGGATCTCCAGGTATACGAGACGTCTATTGCGCTTTGTCGCTGGACCAGGAGGAGATATTCAGGACGACGACTATGGAAAGGACCCTCAA CCCGTTTTTCGGAGAAGAGTTCCAGTTTGAAGTACCCAGAAAGTTTCGTTACCTCGGTATTTACGTGTACGACCGGGACCGACACTTGAAGCAGGACAAGATTTTGGGGAAGGTGGCAATAAAGAGAGAAGACTTGGCGACGTATCACAATAAGGAGCATTGGTTTCCCCTGAAACCGGTGGACGCGGATTCTGAGGTTCAAGGCAAGGCACATTTGGAGCTCGCCCTGCAACCTCAGGTCGAACACGCTCAGCCTAAACTTACAGTAAG AGTAATAGAGTGTAGTGAACTAACCATTAAGAACGGTAGCTGTGATCCCTTCGCGACCGTTACGGTCATCTACAGTAATGGCAAACAGATATCGAAACGCACAAAAGCGAAAAAGAAGACGGCGTCCCcgtattttaatgaaacgttTACATTCGAG CCTGAACTAACGGAAACTAAGGACAAGGATGTCTCTCATTATTCCATCGAAGGGGCCGAAGTCGGGGAGGTGGTTGTCGGTCTGTGGCACGCGTCTGCTGGTATGGGTGAACAGCCGGTGTTCCTCGGCGAGGTTCGAGTCACCCTGAAGGGACTGCAGAAACAACCGACTAGTACAACAACCGCGTG GTATTTTCTACAACCCAGAGCGGTGAAGCATCGTCCTAGCAAGATCTCCAGCAACTCGACACCACCTGGAACGCTACCTGGTCTGGGATCGTTGCGCCTGAAGATACACTACACGGCTGATCACGTCTTTCCGTCCGAGATGTACGACCGGCTGCGAAGCCTGCTGCTGGAGAGCGTCAACGTGCAGCCGATCACGTCGTCGGCCGTTTACATATTGGGCGAGATCGTGGCCAGTAAGATGGAAGCTGCGCAACCGTTAGTCCGAGTACTGGTGCACCATGGACAGCTGGTGTCCGTGATGCGAGCACTTGCTAGTCACGAGATCTCGAAATTGAC TGACCCGACGACGATCTTTCGTGGTAACACGTTGGTAAGCAAGATGATGGACGAAGGTATGCGACTAGCGGGTCTTCATTACCTGCATAGCACTCTCAGACCCGCCATGGAACAGGTGTTCCTCGAGAAGAAGCCGTGCGAGATAGATCCGGCTCGGGTGAAGGACGGCAATACGATCGAGACAAATCTGGCAAATTTAAAG GAATACGTCGAGAGAGTATTCACGGCTATAACAACGTCGGGAGTGAGATGTCCGCCCCTAATGTGCGAGATGTTCTGGTGTCTGAGAGAACTCGCCGCGACGCACTTCccgaaaaataaagaagtgaGGTACTCGGTGATCAGCGGGTTTATTTTTCTACGGTTTTTCGCTCCCGCGATATTGGGtccaagattatttgatatCACAACCGAACAAATC GATTCGCAGACTAATAGGACGCTAACGTTAATATCTAAGACGATTCAGAGTCTTGGAAATCTGGTGTCTTGCAGAGGCGGCGCAGGCAGCGTCTGCAAGGAAGAATATATGGAATGCGTGTACAG AGAATTCTACACAGAAAGACATATCCAAGCAGTGAAGCAATTTCTAGAATTAATATCGACCAGTAGCAATAGTAGTGGTGCCGCAAAGCAGCATCCAACGATGCCGCAGGAGCAGCCAGTGGTTCTGAAAGAAGG GATAATGATCAAACGGGCACAAGGAAGAAAACGGTTCGGTCGTAAGAATTTTAAGCAGCGATACTTTAGACTTACTACACAAGATTTAACGTATTCCAAGACGAAAG TTTCTACAGGTAAAGAACCCTTGTGTAAAATACCGTTGGAGGAGATTTTAGCAGTGGAGAGACTTCACGAGGACTCCTTCaagatgaaaaatatgtttcaaatTATTCAACCTCAACGGGCACTGTACGTCCAAGCGGGCAATTGCGTGGAGGAGAAGGAGTGGATCGACATTCTCACGAAGATATGCCAGACGAACAGCAACCGCTTAGAAAAGTATCACCCGAGTGCGTACATCAACGGCCACTGGCTCTG TTGCCGAGCAGTCGCTGAAGTCGCGCCGGGATGCAGCCAAGTGTCGCCGGGCGTAGAGGCCGGGCTGCGAATGGTATTGGATCCGGATCGTGATCTGCAACGGATACACTCGTTGATCTTCACGAACATGCCGCGCCTCGAGACGCTGATGAACGCGTGCGAATGTCAGGCGGTCTATGGTGCTAGTGATATGTGCGTTATACCGGACGGTGGGTCGCCGATAGAGGACGTACCTTCTTGCTTCAAGACTTTAACCACGTTAAGGGACGCCGCGTATATGTTACAGCACGAACATAGAGCCTACTTTAGAAGACTGGCACGTGACACCAAATACGGCAGCAA ACAAGCTCCCATTGGTGATGACAACTACCTCCATTTAGCTAGTAGAGCTGGATTTGATAATCAGTTGACGAAGCGGACGTTCGAGTTGGACGGTCTAAATCAACGTTGCATCGAGACGGAACATTACGACACGGGCCTCTCGCGAAAGATTATCGAGAGTCAACGATACGATGACACGACGTTCAGAAGGTGTCGCGATCCCGACTCCGTTAACCGTAGGTATGAGAACGAGGGCAACTTACTGTCGCCGGGATACGAGAGCAACAGCGATACCCTCAAGAGTATCCAGAACGATCTCAGAAAATTCGATCATAGTTTAAACAATACGTTAAGATCTGACAAGTCGGAGAGGAATGCCAACGAGAACGCGCAGAATCAGAAAAGGTTCGATCACAGCGCCGGACTACTGACAGCGGATAGTATTAACCTGTCGAGCACGTTGTCGCGGAAATTGGGCAATTACGACAACACCAGGGTGTTGGACGACTGTGGCACGTTGACCAGACGACTAAAACCGGACGATGTCCCTGACGTGTCTTGTAACTCGATGAGTGAGCGTGGCAATCATTAG
- the LOC105286119 gene encoding ras GTPase-activating protein 3 isoform X1, with protein MAEETRLVRVEERLRIKIGEAKNLQSRSHGSPGIRDVYCALSLDQEEIFRTTTMERTLNPFFGEEFQFEVPRKFRYLGIYVYDRDRHLKQDKILGKVAIKREDLATYHNKEHWFPLKPVDADSEVQGKAHLELALQPQVEHAQPKLTVRVIECSELTIKNGSCDPFATVTVIYSNGKQISKRTKAKKKTASPYFNETFTFEPELTETKDKDVSHYSIEGAEVGEVVVGLWHASAGMGEQPVFLGEVRVTLKGLQKQPTSTTTAWYFLQPRAVKHRPSKISSNSTPPGTLPGLGSLRLKIHYTADHVFPSEMYDRLRSLLLESVNVQPITSSAVYILGEIVASKMEAAQPLVRVLVHHGQLVSVMRALASHEISKLTDPTTIFRGNTLVSKMMDEGMRLAGLHYLHSTLRPAMEQVFLEKKPCEIDPARVKDGNTIETNLANLKEYVERVFTAITTSGVRCPPLMCEMFWCLRELAATHFPKNKEVRYSVISGFIFLRFFAPAILGPRLFDITTEQIDSQTNRTLTLISKTIQSLGNLVSCRGGAGSVCKEEYMECVYREFYTERHIQAVKQFLELISTSSNSSGAAKQHPTMPQEQPVVLKEGTYFFFTHTTDCDKRIMIKRAQGRKRFGRKNFKQRYFRLTTQDLTYSKTKVSTGKEPLCKIPLEEILAVERLHEDSFKMKNMFQIIQPQRALYVQAGNCVEEKEWIDILTKICQTNSNRLEKYHPSAYINGHWLCCRAVAEVAPGCSQVSPGVEAGLRMVLDPDRDLQRIHSLIFTNMPRLETLMNACECQAVYGASDMCVIPDGGSPIEDVPSCFKTLTTLRDAAYMLQHEHRAYFRRLARDTKYGSKQAPIGDDNYLHLASRAGFDNQLTKRTFELDGLNQRCIETEHYDTGLSRKIIESQRYDDTTFRRCRDPDSVNRRYENEGNLLSPGYESNSDTLKSIQNDLRKFDHSLNNTLRSDKSERNANENAQNQKRFDHSAGLLTADSINLSSTLSRKLGNYDNTRVLDDCGTLTRRLKPDDVPDVSCNSMSERGNH; from the exons ATGGCCGAGGAGACGCGCCTAGTCCGCGTTGAGGAGAGGCTGAGGATTAAAATCG GTGAAGCAAAAAATCTCCAAAGTCGGAGTCATGGATCTCCAGGTATACGAGACGTCTATTGCGCTTTGTCGCTGGACCAGGAGGAGATATTCAGGACGACGACTATGGAAAGGACCCTCAA CCCGTTTTTCGGAGAAGAGTTCCAGTTTGAAGTACCCAGAAAGTTTCGTTACCTCGGTATTTACGTGTACGACCGGGACCGACACTTGAAGCAGGACAAGATTTTGGGGAAGGTGGCAATAAAGAGAGAAGACTTGGCGACGTATCACAATAAGGAGCATTGGTTTCCCCTGAAACCGGTGGACGCGGATTCTGAGGTTCAAGGCAAGGCACATTTGGAGCTCGCCCTGCAACCTCAGGTCGAACACGCTCAGCCTAAACTTACAGTAAG AGTAATAGAGTGTAGTGAACTAACCATTAAGAACGGTAGCTGTGATCCCTTCGCGACCGTTACGGTCATCTACAGTAATGGCAAACAGATATCGAAACGCACAAAAGCGAAAAAGAAGACGGCGTCCCcgtattttaatgaaacgttTACATTCGAG CCTGAACTAACGGAAACTAAGGACAAGGATGTCTCTCATTATTCCATCGAAGGGGCCGAAGTCGGGGAGGTGGTTGTCGGTCTGTGGCACGCGTCTGCTGGTATGGGTGAACAGCCGGTGTTCCTCGGCGAGGTTCGAGTCACCCTGAAGGGACTGCAGAAACAACCGACTAGTACAACAACCGCGTG GTATTTTCTACAACCCAGAGCGGTGAAGCATCGTCCTAGCAAGATCTCCAGCAACTCGACACCACCTGGAACGCTACCTGGTCTGGGATCGTTGCGCCTGAAGATACACTACACGGCTGATCACGTCTTTCCGTCCGAGATGTACGACCGGCTGCGAAGCCTGCTGCTGGAGAGCGTCAACGTGCAGCCGATCACGTCGTCGGCCGTTTACATATTGGGCGAGATCGTGGCCAGTAAGATGGAAGCTGCGCAACCGTTAGTCCGAGTACTGGTGCACCATGGACAGCTGGTGTCCGTGATGCGAGCACTTGCTAGTCACGAGATCTCGAAATTGAC TGACCCGACGACGATCTTTCGTGGTAACACGTTGGTAAGCAAGATGATGGACGAAGGTATGCGACTAGCGGGTCTTCATTACCTGCATAGCACTCTCAGACCCGCCATGGAACAGGTGTTCCTCGAGAAGAAGCCGTGCGAGATAGATCCGGCTCGGGTGAAGGACGGCAATACGATCGAGACAAATCTGGCAAATTTAAAG GAATACGTCGAGAGAGTATTCACGGCTATAACAACGTCGGGAGTGAGATGTCCGCCCCTAATGTGCGAGATGTTCTGGTGTCTGAGAGAACTCGCCGCGACGCACTTCccgaaaaataaagaagtgaGGTACTCGGTGATCAGCGGGTTTATTTTTCTACGGTTTTTCGCTCCCGCGATATTGGGtccaagattatttgatatCACAACCGAACAAATC GATTCGCAGACTAATAGGACGCTAACGTTAATATCTAAGACGATTCAGAGTCTTGGAAATCTGGTGTCTTGCAGAGGCGGCGCAGGCAGCGTCTGCAAGGAAGAATATATGGAATGCGTGTACAG AGAATTCTACACAGAAAGACATATCCAAGCAGTGAAGCAATTTCTAGAATTAATATCGACCAGTAGCAATAGTAGTGGTGCCGCAAAGCAGCATCCAACGATGCCGCAGGAGCAGCCAGTGGTTCTGAAAGAAGG AACGTACTTTTTCTTTACGCATACTACTGATTGTGATAAGAG GATAATGATCAAACGGGCACAAGGAAGAAAACGGTTCGGTCGTAAGAATTTTAAGCAGCGATACTTTAGACTTACTACACAAGATTTAACGTATTCCAAGACGAAAG TTTCTACAGGTAAAGAACCCTTGTGTAAAATACCGTTGGAGGAGATTTTAGCAGTGGAGAGACTTCACGAGGACTCCTTCaagatgaaaaatatgtttcaaatTATTCAACCTCAACGGGCACTGTACGTCCAAGCGGGCAATTGCGTGGAGGAGAAGGAGTGGATCGACATTCTCACGAAGATATGCCAGACGAACAGCAACCGCTTAGAAAAGTATCACCCGAGTGCGTACATCAACGGCCACTGGCTCTG TTGCCGAGCAGTCGCTGAAGTCGCGCCGGGATGCAGCCAAGTGTCGCCGGGCGTAGAGGCCGGGCTGCGAATGGTATTGGATCCGGATCGTGATCTGCAACGGATACACTCGTTGATCTTCACGAACATGCCGCGCCTCGAGACGCTGATGAACGCGTGCGAATGTCAGGCGGTCTATGGTGCTAGTGATATGTGCGTTATACCGGACGGTGGGTCGCCGATAGAGGACGTACCTTCTTGCTTCAAGACTTTAACCACGTTAAGGGACGCCGCGTATATGTTACAGCACGAACATAGAGCCTACTTTAGAAGACTGGCACGTGACACCAAATACGGCAGCAA ACAAGCTCCCATTGGTGATGACAACTACCTCCATTTAGCTAGTAGAGCTGGATTTGATAATCAGTTGACGAAGCGGACGTTCGAGTTGGACGGTCTAAATCAACGTTGCATCGAGACGGAACATTACGACACGGGCCTCTCGCGAAAGATTATCGAGAGTCAACGATACGATGACACGACGTTCAGAAGGTGTCGCGATCCCGACTCCGTTAACCGTAGGTATGAGAACGAGGGCAACTTACTGTCGCCGGGATACGAGAGCAACAGCGATACCCTCAAGAGTATCCAGAACGATCTCAGAAAATTCGATCATAGTTTAAACAATACGTTAAGATCTGACAAGTCGGAGAGGAATGCCAACGAGAACGCGCAGAATCAGAAAAGGTTCGATCACAGCGCCGGACTACTGACAGCGGATAGTATTAACCTGTCGAGCACGTTGTCGCGGAAATTGGGCAATTACGACAACACCAGGGTGTTGGACGACTGTGGCACGTTGACCAGACGACTAAAACCGGACGATGTCCCTGACGTGTCTTGTAACTCGATGAGTGAGCGTGGCAATCATTAG
- the LOC105286119 gene encoding ras GTPase-activating protein 3 isoform X4, with protein MAEETRLVRVEERLRIKIGEAKNLQSRSHGSPGIRDVYCALSLDQEEIFRTTTMERTLNPFFGEEFQFEVPRKFRYLGIYVYDRDRHLKQDKILGKVAIKREDLATYHNKEHWFPLKPVDADSEVQGKAHLELALQPQVEHAQPKLTVRVIECSELTIKNGSCDPFATVTVIYSNGKQISKRTKAKKKTASPYFNETFTFEPELTETKDKDVSHYSIEGAEVGEVVVGLWHASAGMGEQPVFLGEVRVTLKGLQKQPTSTTTAWYFLQPRAVKHRPSKISSNSTPPGTLPGLGSLRLKIHYTADHVFPSEMYDRLRSLLLESVNVQPITSSAVYILGEIVASKMEAAQPLVRVLVHHGQLVSVMRALASHEISKLTDPTTIFRGNTLVSKMMDEGMRLAGLHYLHSTLRPAMEQVFLEKKPCEIDPARVKDGNTIETNLANLKEYVERVFTAITTSGVRCPPLMCEMFWCLRELAATHFPKNKEVRYSVISGFIFLRFFAPAILGPRLFDITTEQIDSQTNRTLTLISKTIQSLGNLVSCRGGAGSVCKEEYMECVYREFYTERHIQAVKQFLELISTSSNSSGAAKQHPTMPQEQPVVLKEGIMIKRAQGRKRFGRKNFKQRYFRLTTQDLTYSKTKGKEPLCKIPLEEILAVERLHEDSFKMKNMFQIIQPQRALYVQAGNCVEEKEWIDILTKICQTNSNRLEKYHPSAYINGHWLCCRAVAEVAPGCSQVSPGVEAGLRMVLDPDRDLQRIHSLIFTNMPRLETLMNACECQAVYGASDMCVIPDGGSPIEDVPSCFKTLTTLRDAAYMLQHEHRAYFRRLARDTKYGSKQAPIGDDNYLHLASRAGFDNQLTKRTFELDGLNQRCIETEHYDTGLSRKIIESQRYDDTTFRRCRDPDSVNRRYENEGNLLSPGYESNSDTLKSIQNDLRKFDHSLNNTLRSDKSERNANENAQNQKRFDHSAGLLTADSINLSSTLSRKLGNYDNTRVLDDCGTLTRRLKPDDVPDVSCNSMSERGNH; from the exons ATGGCCGAGGAGACGCGCCTAGTCCGCGTTGAGGAGAGGCTGAGGATTAAAATCG GTGAAGCAAAAAATCTCCAAAGTCGGAGTCATGGATCTCCAGGTATACGAGACGTCTATTGCGCTTTGTCGCTGGACCAGGAGGAGATATTCAGGACGACGACTATGGAAAGGACCCTCAA CCCGTTTTTCGGAGAAGAGTTCCAGTTTGAAGTACCCAGAAAGTTTCGTTACCTCGGTATTTACGTGTACGACCGGGACCGACACTTGAAGCAGGACAAGATTTTGGGGAAGGTGGCAATAAAGAGAGAAGACTTGGCGACGTATCACAATAAGGAGCATTGGTTTCCCCTGAAACCGGTGGACGCGGATTCTGAGGTTCAAGGCAAGGCACATTTGGAGCTCGCCCTGCAACCTCAGGTCGAACACGCTCAGCCTAAACTTACAGTAAG AGTAATAGAGTGTAGTGAACTAACCATTAAGAACGGTAGCTGTGATCCCTTCGCGACCGTTACGGTCATCTACAGTAATGGCAAACAGATATCGAAACGCACAAAAGCGAAAAAGAAGACGGCGTCCCcgtattttaatgaaacgttTACATTCGAG CCTGAACTAACGGAAACTAAGGACAAGGATGTCTCTCATTATTCCATCGAAGGGGCCGAAGTCGGGGAGGTGGTTGTCGGTCTGTGGCACGCGTCTGCTGGTATGGGTGAACAGCCGGTGTTCCTCGGCGAGGTTCGAGTCACCCTGAAGGGACTGCAGAAACAACCGACTAGTACAACAACCGCGTG GTATTTTCTACAACCCAGAGCGGTGAAGCATCGTCCTAGCAAGATCTCCAGCAACTCGACACCACCTGGAACGCTACCTGGTCTGGGATCGTTGCGCCTGAAGATACACTACACGGCTGATCACGTCTTTCCGTCCGAGATGTACGACCGGCTGCGAAGCCTGCTGCTGGAGAGCGTCAACGTGCAGCCGATCACGTCGTCGGCCGTTTACATATTGGGCGAGATCGTGGCCAGTAAGATGGAAGCTGCGCAACCGTTAGTCCGAGTACTGGTGCACCATGGACAGCTGGTGTCCGTGATGCGAGCACTTGCTAGTCACGAGATCTCGAAATTGAC TGACCCGACGACGATCTTTCGTGGTAACACGTTGGTAAGCAAGATGATGGACGAAGGTATGCGACTAGCGGGTCTTCATTACCTGCATAGCACTCTCAGACCCGCCATGGAACAGGTGTTCCTCGAGAAGAAGCCGTGCGAGATAGATCCGGCTCGGGTGAAGGACGGCAATACGATCGAGACAAATCTGGCAAATTTAAAG GAATACGTCGAGAGAGTATTCACGGCTATAACAACGTCGGGAGTGAGATGTCCGCCCCTAATGTGCGAGATGTTCTGGTGTCTGAGAGAACTCGCCGCGACGCACTTCccgaaaaataaagaagtgaGGTACTCGGTGATCAGCGGGTTTATTTTTCTACGGTTTTTCGCTCCCGCGATATTGGGtccaagattatttgatatCACAACCGAACAAATC GATTCGCAGACTAATAGGACGCTAACGTTAATATCTAAGACGATTCAGAGTCTTGGAAATCTGGTGTCTTGCAGAGGCGGCGCAGGCAGCGTCTGCAAGGAAGAATATATGGAATGCGTGTACAG AGAATTCTACACAGAAAGACATATCCAAGCAGTGAAGCAATTTCTAGAATTAATATCGACCAGTAGCAATAGTAGTGGTGCCGCAAAGCAGCATCCAACGATGCCGCAGGAGCAGCCAGTGGTTCTGAAAGAAGG GATAATGATCAAACGGGCACAAGGAAGAAAACGGTTCGGTCGTAAGAATTTTAAGCAGCGATACTTTAGACTTACTACACAAGATTTAACGTATTCCAAGACGAAAG GTAAAGAACCCTTGTGTAAAATACCGTTGGAGGAGATTTTAGCAGTGGAGAGACTTCACGAGGACTCCTTCaagatgaaaaatatgtttcaaatTATTCAACCTCAACGGGCACTGTACGTCCAAGCGGGCAATTGCGTGGAGGAGAAGGAGTGGATCGACATTCTCACGAAGATATGCCAGACGAACAGCAACCGCTTAGAAAAGTATCACCCGAGTGCGTACATCAACGGCCACTGGCTCTG TTGCCGAGCAGTCGCTGAAGTCGCGCCGGGATGCAGCCAAGTGTCGCCGGGCGTAGAGGCCGGGCTGCGAATGGTATTGGATCCGGATCGTGATCTGCAACGGATACACTCGTTGATCTTCACGAACATGCCGCGCCTCGAGACGCTGATGAACGCGTGCGAATGTCAGGCGGTCTATGGTGCTAGTGATATGTGCGTTATACCGGACGGTGGGTCGCCGATAGAGGACGTACCTTCTTGCTTCAAGACTTTAACCACGTTAAGGGACGCCGCGTATATGTTACAGCACGAACATAGAGCCTACTTTAGAAGACTGGCACGTGACACCAAATACGGCAGCAA ACAAGCTCCCATTGGTGATGACAACTACCTCCATTTAGCTAGTAGAGCTGGATTTGATAATCAGTTGACGAAGCGGACGTTCGAGTTGGACGGTCTAAATCAACGTTGCATCGAGACGGAACATTACGACACGGGCCTCTCGCGAAAGATTATCGAGAGTCAACGATACGATGACACGACGTTCAGAAGGTGTCGCGATCCCGACTCCGTTAACCGTAGGTATGAGAACGAGGGCAACTTACTGTCGCCGGGATACGAGAGCAACAGCGATACCCTCAAGAGTATCCAGAACGATCTCAGAAAATTCGATCATAGTTTAAACAATACGTTAAGATCTGACAAGTCGGAGAGGAATGCCAACGAGAACGCGCAGAATCAGAAAAGGTTCGATCACAGCGCCGGACTACTGACAGCGGATAGTATTAACCTGTCGAGCACGTTGTCGCGGAAATTGGGCAATTACGACAACACCAGGGTGTTGGACGACTGTGGCACGTTGACCAGACGACTAAAACCGGACGATGTCCCTGACGTGTCTTGTAACTCGATGAGTGAGCGTGGCAATCATTAG